From Nicotiana tabacum cultivar K326 chromosome 20, ASM71507v2, whole genome shotgun sequence, one genomic window encodes:
- the LOC107781164 gene encoding sm-like protein LSM4: MLPLSLLKTAQGHPMLVELKNGETYNGHLVNCDTWMNIHLREVICTSKDGDRFWRMPECYVRGNTIKYLRVPDEVIDKVQEEAKSRTDRKPPGVGRGRGRGRDDSTAGRQAKGIGRGMDDGGAKGRGKGGPSAKSGGRGGGRGRG, encoded by the exons ATG CTCCCACTCTCTCTGCTCAAGACTGCACAGGGGcatcccatg TTGGTGGAACTAAAAAATGGGGAAACATATAATGGTCATTTGGTCAACTGTGATACCTGGATGAATATCCATCTTCGTGAAGTTATCTGTACTTCAAAG GATGGAGATAGATTTTGGAGAATGCCAGAATGTTACGTTCGTGGGAATACAATAAAATACCTTCGAGTACCTGATGAG GTGATTGATAAGGTTCAGGAGGAGGCAAAAAGCCGTACAG ATAGAAAACCGCCTGGTGTAGGACGTGGAAGGGGAAGAGGTAGAGATGACAGTACTGCGGGGAGACAAGCAAAAGGAATTGGGCGTGGGATGGATGATGGAGGTGCCAAAGGCCGGGGCAAAGGAGGACCTAGTGCCAAGTCTGGTGGCAGAG GTGGAGGTCGCGGACGTGGCTAG